From Coffea arabica cultivar ET-39 chromosome 10e, Coffea Arabica ET-39 HiFi, whole genome shotgun sequence, one genomic window encodes:
- the LOC113711618 gene encoding uncharacterized protein, with amino-acid sequence MQQNPGESLRSYVQRFHEESVQIPDPNEQVTIAAFTHGLVSGVFNTGIHKKYPRTLHELWLKVEKGIQAEELNRMKKEVQAARPRADARRGKEPSRSEAGTGSGFQSTPQDAGQQGQEELDPLLLISRDIGHETEDCNDLKREIENLIRQGHLKQFIRRSGGHPRDENRRDKRGDQPQDERRVSRTSCRPPENPRESKRPPGDGSSGQGLGYEPNIAGVINTIAGCPTGGDSQNSRKRTYRQANPDQAESSSRLSEVITYGPSDPVPAASSSHEALVIEVLTNNYIVKKVYIYPGSSVDVMYLRTFDSLKLAMVRTPLVGFGGHIVHLEGMVTLTVTVGRHLRCRTIPVNFVVVKADSPYNLLLGRPTLNALRAVYSTYHLSFKFPTPEGVAEVSSDVCAARECYPATLQAASPSTSGARPERRSNILSIDSIDPQRAEKIPRLETGDEVEEFPLDPTKPDQTIRVGTRLPSPIKRGMVSLLREYRDVFAWAAEEVQGVPHHLMIHELNVDPQIRPVKQKRRHLGPERSRAVGEEVDKLLPAKIIREVQYPTWLSNPVMVKKDTGAWRMCVDFTDLNKACPKDCYPLPKIDTLVDSAMGYEVLCFFDAFKGYHQIGMRPEDQEKTAFYTDRGTYCYTTMPFGLKNAGATYQRLVNQAFKSQIGRMVEAYVDDILLKSRTTSTFLADLKEVLEVFRKTRIMLNPKKCVLGVTSGKFLGYLVSRRGIEANPDKVKAIQEMSSPRCVRDVQRLTGRLAALNRFLSHSASKALPFFKVLKKANNFSWTEECQQAFEQLKEYLNHLPTLTSPRPGDKLILYLSAAAEAVSAVLIREEGVQTPVYYVSRVLRGPETRYTQAEKLVLALIHAAHRLKPYFLAHHVCLRTDQPLRQVLSRPEASGRLTKWAIELGEYDLSYEPRTAIKAQALADFLAELTFEEANEIIPVITQAVTSSTAEPQQWTLHVDGSSNSEGSGAGLLLEDPQGEICSYALRFDFAASNNEAEYEAVIAGLQLARKLGAAHIMVYSDSQLVVCQLLGEYEAREEVMHRYLSKVLQLVAHFQSFEIQRIPRSQNRRADALSRLASTSFSDLNKTVIVEVLAAPGYEGEEVYPIYPGDTWMGPLVRFLSRGELPEDRAESRKLQRKASRYALQQGLLYKMSYLGPWLRCITPEEGDRILQDIHEGLCGAHVGFRMLVKKALLLGYFWPTMRVDAQVMVLCCPSCQHHAPEHHAPEHHRPTNLMIPITSPWPFEQWGTDIIGPFPRAPGGYTYVVVAVDYFTKWVEAEPLRSITGMAVQKFF; translated from the exons ATGCAGCAAAACCCGGGTGAGTCACTTCGGTCGTATGTTCAGAGGTTCCATGAAGAGAGCGTGCAGATACCTGATCCCAATGAGCAGGTCACCATCGCCGCTTTCACCCATGGGCTCGTTTCCGGGGTGTTCAACACAGGAATCCACAAAAAATATCCCCGCACTCTCCATGAACTATGGTTAAAGGTCGAGAAGGGCATACAGGCCGAGGAGCTCAACCGCATGAAAAAAGAAGTCCAAGCTGCTCGCCCGAGGGCTGACGCCCGAAGAGGGAAGGAGCCTAGCCGAAGTGAAGCGGGGACAGGAAGCGGCTTCCAAA GCACCCCCCAAGATGCAGGGCAGCAGGGACAAGAGGAACTCGACCCTCTATTACTTATATCACGAGATATAGGACATGAAACCGAGGACTGTAACGACCTCAAGAGAGAGATCGAGAACCTCATTAGACAAGGCCACCTCAAGCAGTTTATCCGCCGAAGTGGAGGTCATCCGCGCGATGAGAATCGACGTGATAAGCGAGGTGATCAACCCCAAGATGAGAGGCGGGTATCGAGAACTAGTTGCCGACCTCCTGAGAATCCTAGGGAGTCGAAGAGGCCACCCGGAGACGGATCCTCAGGTCAAGGATTAGGATATGAACCAAATATTGCCGGAGTCATCAACACCATTGCTGGATGTCCGACGGGAGGAGATAGTCAAAACTCCCGGAAGAGGACCTACAGACAAGCCAACCCGGATCAGGCTGAGTCGAGTTCTCGCCTCTCTGAGGTGATCACTTACGGGCCCAGTGACCCCGTCCCAGCTGCCTCCAGCAGTCATGAAGCATTGGTGATTGAAGTCCTCACCAATAACTACATCGTGAAAAAGGTCTACATTTACCCGGGGAGTTCAGTTGACGTCATGTACCTTCGTACTTTTGATAGCCTTAAACTGGCCATGGTGAGAACTCCTCTTGTCGGGTTCGGGGGACACATTGTGCATCTCGAAGGGATGGTGACTTTGACAGTGACTGTAGGGCGTCACCTCCGCTGCAGAACCATCCCCGTCAACTTCGTGGTGGTCAAGGCTGACTCCCCATACAACTTACTCCTAGGCCGACCTACACTTAATGCTTTACGGGCAGTATACTCCACCTATCACCTAAGCTTTAAGTTTCCTACTCCAGAGGGGGTAGCCGAGGTCAGCAGCGACGTCTGCGCTGCCCGGGAGTGTTACCCCGCCACTCTACAAGCAGCCTCCCCGTCCACCTCCGGAGCAAGGCCCGAGAGGAGGTCAAATATCCTCTCTATAGATAGCATCGATCCTCAACGAGCTGAGAAGATCCCGAGGCTGGAGACTGGGGATGAGGTGGAAGAATTCCCTCTGGACCCCACGAAGCCTGATCAAACGATTCGCGTCGGTACCCGATTGCCCAGTCCTATCAAAAGAGGTATGGTGAGCCTTCTCAGAGAATACCGGGACGTCTTTGCTTGGGCCGCAGAGGAGGTTCAAGGGGTCCCGCATCACCTCATGATACATGAGTTGAACGTCGACCCCCAAATCCGCCCGGTCAAGCAGAAAAGAAGGCACCTCGGCCCTGAGCGTAGCCGAGCTGTTGGCGAAGAGGTGGACAAGCTCCTCCCTGCAAAGATCATCCGGGAGGTCCAATATCCTACTTGGTTATCCAACCCGGTTATGGTAAAGAAGGACACGGGGGCTTGGAGAATGTGCGTCGACTTTACCGATCTCAACAAAGCTTGTCCCAAGGACTGCTACCCATTGCCCAAGATTGATACCCTGGTGGATTCAGCAATGGGCTATGAAGTCCTCTGCTTCTTTGATGCCTTCAAGGGGTATCACCAGATCGGGATGAGACCGGAAGACCAGGAGAAGACCGCCTTCTACACTGACCGAGGCACGTATTGTTACACCACTATGCCTTTCGGATTGAAGAACGCCGGGGCCACATACCAACGCTTGGTTAACCAAGCCTTTAAGTCTCAGATCGGCCGGATGGTTGAGGCCTATGTAGATGATATCCTCCTCAAAAGTCGGACAACCTCCACATTCCTTGCCGACCTGAAGGAAGTCCTGGAAGTCTTTCGGAAGACGCGAATAATGCTAAACCCTAAGAAGTGTGTCCTGGGGGTCACTTCGGGGAAGTTTTTGGGTTACCTCGTCTCCAGGCGAGGTATTGAAGCAAATCCAGACAAGGTGAAAGCAATTCAAGAGATGTCTTCACCTCGGTGCGTCCGCGATGTCCAAAGGTTGACGGGGCGGTTGGCCGCCCTGAATCGATTCCTATCGCATTCAGCCTCCAAGGCATTGCCGTTTTTTAAAGTCCTTAAAAAGGCCAACAACTTCTCCTGGACCGaagagtgtcaacaggcgtttgagcagctaaAGGAGTACCTCAACCACCTCCCAACACTCACTTCACCTCGCCCAGGGGACAAGTTAATCTTGTACCTATCTGCTGCCGCTGAAGCTGTAAGTGCCGTACTAATAAGGGAGGAAGGTGTCCAAACACCTGTTTACTATGTCAGCCGAGTCCTCCGAGGTCCGGAGACCAGGTACACTCAGGCGGAGAAACTTGTGCTAGCCTTAATTCATGCAGCTCATAGGCTTAAGCCCTACTTTTTGGCCCATCACGTCTGCCTGAGGACAGACCAACCACTTCGGCAGGTCCTATCGCGACCGGAGGCCTCTGGACGCCTCACCAAGTGGGCCATCGAGCTGGGAGAGTACGATTTATCTTATGAGCCTCGCACGGCCATTAAAGCCCAGGCTCTCGCGGATTTTCTTGCCGAACTTACTTTTGAGGAAGCGAATGAGATCATCCCGGTTATTACCCAGGCTGTCACCTCGTCCACCGCCGAGCCTCAACAATGGACCTTGCATGTAGATGGCTCATCCAATAGTGAGGGTAGTGGAGCTGGTTTGCTCCTCGAAGATCCCCAAGGAGAAATTTGCTCGTATGCCTTGAGGTTTGATTTTGCTGCTTCCAACAATGAGGCCGAATACGAAGCAGTCATCGCCGGCCTGCAGTTAGCTCGTAAGCTCGGGGCCGCGCATATTATGGTCTATAGCGATTCTCAACTCGTTGTATGCCAATTACTAGGCGAATACGAGGCCAGGGAAGAGGTGATGCATCGATACCTCTCCAAGGTCCTCCAGCTAGTGGCACACTTCCAGTCTTTTGAAATCCAGAGGATACCACGGTCACAGAACAGGAGAGCTGATGCCCTCTCCCGGCTCGCTTCTACCTCTTTTTCTGACCTGAACAAAACGGTCATTGTAGAAGTTTTAGCCGCACCGGGGTACGAAGGGGAAGAGGTGTATCCCATCTACCCTGGGGATACCTGGATGGGACCGTTAGTTCGATTCCTCAGCCGAGGTGAACTCCCCGAAGACCGAGCTGAGTCACGCAAACTTCAGCGTAAAGCATCTCGGTACGCCCTTCAACAGGGCCTCTTGTACAAGATGTCCTACCTCGGCCCATGGCTACGATGTATCACCCCAGAAGAAGGCGACAGAATTCTTCAGGACATTCACGAGGGACTCTGTGGTGCCCACGTCGGTTTCAGGATGCTCGTGAAAAAGGCTTTGCTGCTTGGATACTTTTGGCCCACCATGAGGGTAGATGCCCAGGTCATGGTCCTTTGCTGCCCTTCTTGTCAGCACCATGCCCCTGAGCACCATGCCCCTGAGCACCACCGACCAACCAATCTTATGATTCCTATCACCTCGCCGTGGCCCTTCGAGCAGTGGGGAACCGACATAATCGGCCCATTTCCAAGGGCTCCAGGTGGTTATACTTACGTGGTGGTAGCAGTGGACTACTTcaccaaatgggttgaagcggagCCCCTGAGAAGCATCACCGGAATGGCcgttcaaaaatttttctag